The Actinomycetota bacterium genome includes a region encoding these proteins:
- a CDS encoding BTAD domain-containing putative transcriptional regulator — protein sequence MPVPLRISVLGSFAVSDGNKDLTLSEGSQRLLAFLAINPRPLSRVLVAGTLWPVSTEAHAYSSLRSALARLEDARSGILVTPATLCIADGVSVDLRGARALAHRLLVPGAKVSALNSIEGDLASLSEDLLPGWYEDWATAEYEEWRQLRLHALEAMARILTAAGAYGVAALAALSAVRADPLRESPRVALIKVHLAEGNQSEATREFRRYRVLLAAELHVEPTTLLRDLVTNPVTQASRSPVQSGRRTSNTALNGSRQGEIHVKPPAEPAPNGVADERSRFDAHSSRPSVPGVRCH from the coding sequence TTGCCCGTACCGCTTCGAATATCGGTTCTGGGTTCCTTCGCAGTATCCGACGGCAACAAAGACCTAACTCTCTCCGAGGGTTCGCAGCGTCTCCTTGCGTTCCTGGCCATCAACCCCCGGCCCCTCTCACGGGTCCTTGTTGCCGGGACTCTGTGGCCGGTGTCCACCGAGGCGCACGCTTACTCCAGCCTGCGGTCGGCGCTGGCCCGGCTCGAGGACGCCCGCTCGGGCATCCTCGTCACTCCCGCAACGCTCTGCATAGCCGACGGCGTAAGCGTGGACCTGCGGGGTGCGCGGGCGCTCGCCCACCGTCTGCTGGTGCCCGGGGCGAAGGTCTCCGCCCTTAACTCAATTGAGGGAGACCTTGCGTCTCTGTCCGAAGATCTCCTGCCCGGCTGGTACGAAGACTGGGCAACCGCCGAATACGAGGAGTGGCGCCAGCTACGGCTCCACGCGTTGGAGGCAATGGCCCGGATCCTGACCGCCGCCGGCGCGTACGGAGTTGCGGCGCTGGCTGCTCTTTCGGCCGTCAGGGCCGACCCCCTCCGGGAGAGCCCCCGGGTGGCCCTGATAAAGGTCCATCTGGCGGAAGGCAACCAGTCGGAGGCGACGAGGGAGTTCCGAAGGTACCGTGTTCTGCTGGCAGCGGAGCTCCACGTCGAACCCACGACTCTGCTGCGCGACCTGGTCACCAACCCCGTCACGCAGGCGTCACGTTCTCCGGTGCAGAGTGGGCGTCGAACGTCGAACACGGCGCTCAATGGCTCTCGGCAAGGAGAAATTCATGTTAAACCGCCCGCAGAACCGGCTCCGAATGGGGTTGCTGACGAGCGCTCTCGTTTCGATGCTCATTCTTCTAGGCCTAGCGTCCCCGGCGTACGCTGCCATTAA
- a CDS encoding calcium-binding protein: MLILLGLASPAYAAINCVVGPGVTQTETTVTGSGGNDTIDCGGAEPGKTINGLGGDDTVTGTKFVDTINGGDGNDTLTGAIGDDLITGGLGNDTATGSAGNDTLYGGAGNDTLTGSEGNDTLNGEANDDTLTGGVGNDTINGGIGLDILKGGAGNDNLTGPPLDGSSDDLNGGADADVCARSPLLELFNRDSLTNCNP; the protein is encoded by the coding sequence ATGCTCATTCTTCTAGGCCTAGCGTCCCCGGCGTACGCTGCCATTAACTGCGTCGTCGGCCCGGGGGTCACGCAGACCGAAACCACCGTGACCGGCTCCGGCGGGAACGACACCATCGACTGCGGTGGCGCAGAGCCCGGCAAAACCATCAACGGCCTGGGCGGCGACGACACGGTGACCGGCACCAAGTTTGTCGACACCATCAACGGCGGCGATGGGAACGACACTCTCACCGGAGCAATCGGCGACGACCTCATCACCGGTGGTCTGGGGAACGACACCGCAACCGGCAGCGCGGGCAACGACACGCTGTACGGCGGGGCCGGCAACGACACCCTGACCGGTAGCGAAGGCAACGACACTCTGAACGGCGAGGCCAACGACGACACCCTCACCGGCGGAGTCGGCAACGACACCATCAACGGCGGCATCGGACTGGACATCCTGAAGGGCGGAGCAGGGAACGACAACCTCACCGGGCCCCCTCTGGACGGTAGCTCGGACGACCTCAACGGCGGAGCAGACGCCGACGTGTGCGCACGTTCGCCGTTGCTCGAACTGTTCAACCGGGACAGCCTCACCAACTGCAACCCGTAA
- a CDS encoding DUF4375 domain-containing protein — MIRSAGDGDLEDRLFQYVLRLRETDPSALRSLPLSLQAHFVAYVVDREVLSGGFNQLLFTAPEIASMAPDAFVHLGMDAAAVIAQDAWHLYDVVRARHDAARLEGTLAAFSATYEPPVFEELDLMYTDSAEEFAAARLVYLRAHPDEFDVPGRESARP, encoded by the coding sequence TTGATCCGATCGGCAGGCGACGGGGACCTGGAGGACCGCCTTTTCCAGTACGTGCTACGGCTCCGGGAAACCGATCCCTCGGCGTTGCGTTCGTTGCCGTTGAGCCTGCAGGCGCACTTCGTGGCTTATGTAGTAGACCGCGAGGTGTTGAGCGGCGGGTTCAACCAGCTACTGTTCACCGCCCCCGAGATAGCCTCGATGGCGCCGGACGCCTTCGTCCACCTCGGGATGGACGCAGCGGCCGTGATCGCGCAGGATGCCTGGCATCTCTACGATGTCGTGCGGGCCAGGCACGACGCGGCCAGGCTCGAAGGCACACTGGCCGCCTTCAGCGCCACCTATGAACCGCCGGTGTTCGAGGAGTTGGACCTCATGTACACCGACTCGGCCGAGGAGTTCGCCGCCGCCAGGCTTGTATACCTCAGGGCTCACCCGGACGAGTTCGACGTTCCTGGACGCGAAAGTGCCCGGCCGTAG
- a CDS encoding cation:proton antiporter, whose protein sequence is MVPEVSLTGLVLVAAVAFLAPFILGLAPKVRLPAVVLEILAGIAIGPSGLGWVEPDVAIEVLAVLGLAMLLFLAGMEVEPERFRGRVLGQSLGGFAVSIIAGTAIGFGLRGAGLVGNPLLFAIALSATSLGLIIPVLKDAGQTGTPLGQLTITASSIADFAAVILLSLLFSREGSGPGATLLLLGAFAVLAAAIGFGIAEAGRSSRVSEALLRLQDTTAEIRVRGAVLLLVGFAALAEHLGLEVILAAFIAGAVLKLVDKDVMLTHPHFRLKLESIGYGFLIPVFFISSGLRFDAGALFESASSLIRVPVFLAALLIVRGLPALSYRKTIGSRGTAAAALLQATSLPFIVAATQIGVELGAISEQNSAALIGAGLLSVIVFPITALGLLKGMATSPESQAEPAA, encoded by the coding sequence ATGGTTCCCGAGGTCTCTTTGACCGGGCTGGTCCTGGTGGCTGCAGTTGCCTTCCTTGCACCCTTCATCCTCGGACTTGCGCCGAAGGTGCGACTGCCGGCCGTGGTCCTGGAGATACTCGCCGGCATTGCCATCGGGCCTTCCGGCCTGGGATGGGTCGAGCCCGACGTGGCCATCGAGGTGCTGGCCGTCCTGGGTCTGGCGATGCTGCTCTTCCTGGCCGGCATGGAGGTCGAGCCGGAGCGTTTCCGGGGCCGGGTCCTCGGGCAGTCGCTCGGCGGTTTCGCCGTGTCGATCATCGCCGGCACGGCTATCGGGTTCGGCTTGAGGGGCGCCGGTCTTGTGGGCAATCCGCTCCTGTTTGCCATCGCTCTTTCGGCGACCTCGCTGGGCCTGATCATTCCCGTTCTGAAGGACGCCGGCCAGACCGGCACACCCCTCGGGCAGCTGACCATCACCGCCTCGTCCATTGCCGACTTCGCCGCCGTCATCCTGCTTTCGCTGTTGTTCTCCCGCGAGGGCTCCGGCCCGGGCGCCACCCTGCTGCTCCTCGGGGCTTTTGCGGTACTGGCGGCAGCCATCGGCTTCGGGATCGCCGAGGCCGGCCGCTCCAGCCGGGTGTCGGAGGCGCTGCTCCGGCTCCAGGACACCACAGCCGAGATCAGGGTGAGGGGTGCAGTCCTGCTGCTGGTGGGCTTCGCCGCCCTGGCGGAACACCTGGGCCTCGAAGTGATTCTGGCGGCGTTCATCGCCGGGGCGGTGCTGAAGCTCGTCGACAAGGACGTGATGCTGACCCACCCGCATTTTCGCTTAAAGCTGGAGTCGATCGGCTACGGTTTCCTGATCCCGGTGTTCTTCATCTCCAGCGGGCTGCGCTTCGACGCCGGCGCCCTGTTCGAAAGCGCCTCCTCGCTGATCCGGGTCCCCGTCTTCCTGGCAGCCCTGCTGATTGTGAGGGGGTTGCCTGCACTGAGCTACAGGAAGACCATCGGTAGCAGGGGAACCGCCGCCGCGGCACTCCTGCAGGCGACGTCGCTGCCGTTCATCGTTGCGGCCACCCAGATCGGGGTCGAACTGGGGGCGATAAGCGAGCAGAATTCCGCCGCCCTGATCGGCGCAGGCCTGCTATCGGTGATTGTCTTCCCGATCACCGCCCTCGGCCTCTTGAAGGGGATGGCAACCTCACCTGAAAGCCAGGCGGAGCCTGCAGCCTAG
- a CDS encoding penicillin-binding transpeptidase domain-containing protein yields MTTSRKIAVLVVLLVLAGAATGYFYYVSNREKPDAAAAAYLKAWEEEDYKAMEALALSAPARFAEVYEPLKEDMDATDYSFEMGEVTSEGDSAVAPFRATWKLEGLGDFTYDTALDLERKEGKWLVVWSPESVHPNFTVNSGFERRRTWPQRGQLLGFDGKAITEERRVVVVGIEPRRIKDRAAMTQVLVDQLQADPAKINADLSQPGLRGDWFLPVKEIPAEEYEAKKPILYPVPGLVFQNQQKRLPPTPDFAKHILGTVGEVTAEGLENLGDPYRAGDQVGRSGLEASFEKELAGEPALELRISTADGSNNKVLMTSDGKPAADVETTLSVPVQNAAEAALVGVAEPAAIVVVEIATSEVRAAVSRPIGEFNRAFGGRYPPGSSFKIVSAGTLLGSGIAPAQRVGCPATVNVGGRSFRNFEGEALGETDFRQVFIHSCNTGFIELTRPVEQARLTQGAETFGFNKEYDFPLNAAGGSYPEPKDSTEKAAATIGQGRVLASPLHMATVAGAAAGGGWRPPTLTAGAAPPDKLPMDAAVGESLREFMTAVVNEGTGTGAKVPGKPVSGKTGTAEFGNDRPPKTHAWFVGYSGEYAFAVLVEGGGVGGQVAAPIAAKLVAGL; encoded by the coding sequence GTGACCACCTCCCGGAAGATCGCCGTGCTGGTCGTTCTTCTCGTCCTCGCCGGCGCGGCGACCGGCTACTTCTACTACGTCTCCAACCGTGAGAAGCCCGACGCGGCCGCCGCGGCCTACCTGAAGGCCTGGGAGGAGGAGGACTACAAAGCCATGGAGGCGCTTGCTCTCAGCGCTCCGGCCAGGTTCGCCGAGGTGTACGAGCCCCTTAAGGAAGACATGGACGCCACGGACTACTCGTTCGAGATGGGTGAGGTGACCTCCGAGGGCGACTCCGCAGTAGCTCCCTTCCGGGCCACCTGGAAGCTCGAAGGTCTGGGGGACTTCACCTACGACACCGCCCTCGACCTCGAACGCAAAGAAGGCAAGTGGCTGGTCGTGTGGTCCCCGGAGTCGGTTCACCCGAACTTCACGGTCAACTCAGGTTTTGAGCGAAGGCGCACCTGGCCGCAGAGGGGCCAGCTCCTGGGGTTCGACGGCAAGGCGATCACCGAAGAGCGGCGGGTCGTCGTCGTGGGCATCGAGCCGCGGCGTATCAAGGACCGGGCGGCGATGACGCAGGTGCTGGTCGACCAGCTGCAGGCCGACCCGGCGAAGATCAACGCCGACCTCAGCCAGCCGGGGCTGCGGGGGGACTGGTTCCTACCGGTGAAGGAGATCCCCGCCGAGGAGTACGAGGCGAAAAAGCCGATCCTCTACCCGGTCCCCGGGCTGGTGTTCCAGAACCAGCAGAAGCGGCTGCCCCCGACGCCCGACTTCGCCAAGCACATCCTCGGGACCGTCGGCGAGGTCACGGCGGAGGGCCTGGAGAACCTCGGCGACCCGTACCGGGCAGGGGATCAGGTCGGCAGGAGCGGCCTCGAGGCCTCCTTCGAGAAGGAGCTCGCCGGCGAACCTGCCCTGGAGCTTCGCATCTCTACCGCCGACGGGTCGAACAACAAGGTCCTGATGACCAGTGACGGCAAGCCGGCAGCCGACGTGGAGACCACTCTGTCCGTGCCGGTGCAGAACGCCGCCGAGGCGGCGCTGGTCGGAGTGGCGGAGCCGGCAGCGATCGTGGTCGTAGAGATCGCCACCTCGGAGGTGCGGGCTGCGGTCAGCCGTCCGATCGGGGAGTTCAACCGGGCTTTCGGCGGCCGTTACCCGCCGGGGTCCTCGTTCAAGATCGTCTCGGCCGGGACCCTGCTTGGCTCCGGGATCGCACCCGCCCAGAGGGTCGGCTGCCCGGCAACGGTGAACGTGGGCGGCAGGTCGTTCCGCAACTTCGAGGGCGAGGCGCTGGGGGAGACCGACTTCCGGCAGGTTTTCATTCACTCGTGCAACACGGGGTTCATCGAGTTGACCCGGCCGGTTGAGCAGGCCCGGCTCACCCAGGGGGCTGAGACTTTCGGTTTCAACAAGGAGTACGACTTCCCGCTGAACGCCGCCGGAGGCAGCTACCCCGAGCCCAAAGACTCCACGGAGAAGGCGGCTGCGACCATCGGGCAGGGCAGGGTGCTGGCCAGCCCGCTGCACATGGCGACGGTGGCCGGGGCCGCAGCCGGGGGAGGATGGCGTCCGCCGACCCTCACGGCCGGCGCCGCTCCGCCGGACAAGCTGCCGATGGACGCGGCGGTGGGCGAGAGCTTGAGGGAGTTCATGACCGCCGTGGTGAACGAGGGCACGGGCACCGGGGCGAAGGTCCCGGGCAAGCCGGTGTCCGGCAAGACCGGCACGGCGGAGTTCGGAAACGACAGGCCCCCGAAAACCCACGCCTGGTTCGTGGGCTACTCGGGCGAGTACGCCTTTGCCGTCCTGGTCGAAGGCGGGGGAGTGGGGGGTCAGGTGGCGGCCCCTATCGCAGCCAAACTCGTAGCGGGCCTCTAG
- a CDS encoding fibronectin type III domain-containing protein, which translates to MTPKTKRFRARLTLLMLTALLVGSVVVVPSAFGATFVRVEGVVSHVHWTNADPRNPEKGEEVYLSLDSPIAGSDILRLETVRNTTIRPTRFDDLDELDRRRVTISGRLEQPRVPGGIPVLTAGNISVGGDASLGKGFGLTDRPGRNVPLLTALCRFADETGNQRDQGYFEGLMGADSLAADFWDELSYGTITLNGSKVVPESGPWYVLPGDVEDYLSVDDPTKMDLKKLFTDCTALAAQDVDLDDFGIVNLFFNFQLVSYSFGGSMGGRRTTWVPYSHWEQAWIPFHELGHAFRGVHSPFQSEYDNAWDLQSGAQLATQPSADFGPVPQHSNVWNKDRAGFVPGTRKRVVPIQGTTTFTLRSATNPVGSGPIMATIEPDAFHSYIIEFRTREGYDAGMPFGAENGVVIIHENFDDPDPEGKKRRAVLMGADGGAGARWLEGDVFKRWELTTPFVPNHNYDIDGFLIRVDEITATSATVTVTRLPRVLLEKGERTKTSYELTWDDASDVETRFEVQYAPVATPEAVSTIIIPGNQTSLVRQGLGAGQSFVHRHRACNHIGCGPWSPDLVYGTRSFDIGS; encoded by the coding sequence GTGACGCCGAAAACCAAAAGATTCCGGGCCCGTTTGACCCTGTTGATGCTCACCGCCCTGCTGGTCGGCAGCGTAGTGGTGGTGCCCTCCGCCTTCGGAGCCACCTTCGTCCGCGTGGAGGGGGTCGTCAGCCACGTCCACTGGACCAACGCCGACCCGCGGAATCCTGAGAAGGGCGAAGAGGTCTACCTGTCGCTCGACAGCCCGATTGCCGGCTCCGACATACTCCGTCTGGAAACCGTCCGCAACACGACGATCCGCCCGACCCGGTTCGACGACCTCGATGAGCTCGACAGGCGCAGGGTCACGATCTCCGGAAGGTTGGAGCAGCCGCGGGTCCCGGGCGGGATCCCGGTGCTCACCGCCGGTAACATCTCGGTCGGCGGCGACGCCTCGCTGGGCAAAGGCTTCGGTCTGACGGACCGTCCCGGCAGAAACGTCCCCCTTCTTACCGCCCTCTGCCGCTTTGCCGATGAGACCGGCAACCAGCGGGACCAGGGCTATTTTGAAGGGCTAATGGGGGCCGACTCGCTGGCAGCCGACTTTTGGGACGAGCTTTCCTACGGCACGATCACATTGAACGGCTCGAAGGTCGTGCCGGAGTCTGGGCCGTGGTACGTCCTGCCCGGAGACGTGGAGGACTACCTCTCGGTCGACGACCCCACCAAGATGGACCTCAAGAAGCTCTTCACGGACTGCACCGCCCTGGCCGCTCAGGACGTGGACCTGGACGATTTCGGGATCGTCAACCTCTTCTTCAACTTCCAGCTGGTTAGCTACTCGTTCGGCGGGTCGATGGGGGGACGCAGGACGACCTGGGTCCCGTACTCCCACTGGGAGCAAGCGTGGATCCCGTTCCACGAGTTGGGGCACGCGTTCAGGGGCGTCCACTCTCCCTTCCAGAGCGAGTACGACAACGCCTGGGACCTGCAGAGCGGGGCCCAGCTGGCGACCCAGCCAAGCGCCGACTTCGGGCCGGTCCCGCAACACTCGAACGTCTGGAACAAGGACCGGGCTGGTTTTGTCCCTGGAACGCGTAAGCGGGTAGTGCCGATACAGGGAACCACCACCTTCACCCTGAGGTCGGCGACCAACCCGGTCGGGTCGGGTCCCATCATGGCGACCATCGAGCCGGACGCCTTCCACTCCTACATCATCGAGTTCCGGACGCGGGAGGGTTACGACGCAGGCATGCCGTTCGGAGCGGAGAACGGCGTGGTGATCATTCACGAAAACTTTGACGACCCGGACCCCGAAGGCAAAAAGAGGCGGGCGGTGCTGATGGGCGCCGACGGCGGCGCAGGGGCACGGTGGCTGGAGGGCGACGTCTTCAAACGCTGGGAGCTGACTACGCCCTTCGTGCCGAACCACAACTACGACATCGATGGCTTTCTCATCAGGGTGGACGAGATCACCGCAACCAGCGCGACCGTCACCGTGACGAGGCTGCCCCGCGTCCTGTTGGAGAAGGGGGAGAGGACCAAGACTTCCTACGAGCTCACCTGGGACGATGCGAGCGACGTCGAGACCCGCTTCGAGGTTCAGTACGCGCCGGTCGCAACGCCCGAGGCCGTCAGCACCATCATCATCCCGGGGAACCAGACCTCCCTGGTCCGGCAGGGCCTCGGGGCGGGCCAGAGTTTTGTGCACCGGCACCGGGCGTGCAACCACATCGGCTGCGGACCCTGGTCCCCGGACCTGGTCTACGGGACAAGGTCTTTCGACATCGGTAGTTGA
- a CDS encoding alanine--glyoxylate aminotransferase family protein: protein MSFDIPPVTPPQRVLLGPGPSDVPPRVLSALAAPTIGHLDPQYLKIMDETRSMIREVFSTTNEMTMATSGTGSAGMEMCVVNLIEPGDEMIVCVNGVFGTRMRDVAERAGATVHSIEQDWGKIIEPSAVEAALAEHPNTKVLGIVHAETSTGVHQPLVEISKLVHDAGALLLVDAVTSMGGVELLVDEWNIDAIYSGTQKCLSCPPGLAPVSFSPAALAAMDARKTKVQSWYLDISMLRAYWGEERVYHHTAPINMTYALHEALRIVLEEGLEVRIARHKLNHDALRAGLEAMGFAYIPEQSLTTLNAVRVPDGVNDLVVRKALLNDYGIEIGAGLGPFKGKAWRIGLMGHSSTKRNVMLILAALESLLLDQGADVKPGDALHAASEVYETV from the coding sequence ATGAGTTTTGACATTCCCCCTGTCACGCCGCCCCAGCGTGTGCTGCTGGGCCCCGGTCCGTCCGACGTTCCGCCCCGGGTGCTGAGCGCACTGGCGGCTCCGACGATCGGCCACCTCGACCCGCAGTACCTGAAGATCATGGACGAGACCCGTTCGATGATCCGTGAGGTCTTCTCCACCACCAACGAGATGACCATGGCCACCTCCGGGACCGGCTCGGCCGGCATGGAGATGTGCGTCGTGAACCTTATCGAGCCGGGTGACGAGATGATCGTCTGCGTCAACGGCGTGTTCGGCACCCGCATGCGGGACGTTGCCGAGCGTGCCGGCGCCACCGTCCACTCCATCGAACAGGACTGGGGCAAGATCATCGAACCCTCGGCCGTCGAGGCGGCCCTGGCCGAACACCCGAACACCAAGGTGCTGGGCATAGTCCACGCCGAGACCTCCACCGGCGTCCACCAGCCGCTGGTCGAGATCTCCAAGCTGGTCCACGACGCCGGCGCACTGCTGCTGGTCGACGCGGTTACCTCCATGGGCGGGGTCGAGTTGCTGGTGGACGAGTGGAACATCGACGCGATCTACAGCGGCACCCAGAAATGCCTGTCCTGCCCTCCCGGCCTGGCGCCGGTTTCCTTCTCGCCGGCTGCGCTGGCTGCGATGGACGCCCGCAAGACCAAGGTGCAGAGCTGGTACCTGGACATCAGCATGCTGCGCGCCTATTGGGGTGAGGAACGGGTGTACCACCACACCGCCCCGATCAACATGACCTACGCCCTCCACGAAGCCCTGCGCATCGTGCTGGAGGAGGGCCTCGAGGTCAGGATCGCCCGGCACAAGCTGAACCACGACGCCCTGCGGGCCGGCCTGGAGGCGATGGGCTTCGCCTACATCCCCGAACAGTCGCTGACCACCTTGAATGCGGTCCGGGTTCCGGACGGTGTCAACGACCTGGTCGTCCGCAAGGCCTTGTTGAACGACTACGGCATCGAGATCGGCGCCGGCCTCGGCCCGTTCAAGGGCAAGGCCTGGCGGATCGGCCTGATGGGACACTCGTCGACCAAGCGGAACGTGATGCTCATACTCGCCGCTTTGGAGTCGCTCCTGCTCGACCAGGGGGCCGACGTCAAGCCGGGCGACGCCTTGCATGCCGCATCCGAGGTCTACGAAACCGTCTAG
- the sucD gene encoding succinate--CoA ligase subunit alpha, translated as MSILIDETTKVIFQGFTGDKGTFHAKEAIEYGTNIVGGVTPGKGGQTHLGLPVFNTVKEAVKATGATATQIFVPAPFAADAVMEAADAGLELAVVIAEGVPTQDMMRVKRYLLRYPPEYRMTVVGPNCAGVISVGKAMLGIMPPHIYTQGRIGIVARSGTLGYEAAAQMAKFGLGVSTSAGIGGDPINGSSFVDMLKLFEKDPETDAVMLIGEIGGPQEAEAAAYVRDHMTKPVVGFVAGLTAPAGRRMGHAGAIVSAFGDTAAEKTEIMRQAGMAVATSPAELGSVMAEVMGQKV; from the coding sequence ATGAGCATCCTCATCGACGAGACCACCAAGGTCATCTTCCAGGGCTTCACCGGCGACAAGGGCACCTTTCACGCGAAGGAGGCCATCGAGTACGGCACGAACATCGTCGGCGGTGTCACGCCGGGCAAGGGGGGCCAGACCCACCTCGGGCTGCCGGTCTTCAACACCGTCAAGGAGGCCGTCAAGGCCACCGGCGCCACCGCAACCCAGATCTTCGTCCCGGCACCGTTTGCCGCCGACGCGGTCATGGAGGCTGCCGACGCCGGGTTGGAGCTGGCCGTGGTCATTGCCGAGGGCGTTCCCACCCAGGACATGATGAGGGTCAAGCGCTATCTGCTCAGGTACCCGCCGGAGTACCGCATGACCGTCGTCGGCCCGAACTGCGCCGGCGTGATCAGCGTGGGCAAGGCGATGCTCGGCATCATGCCGCCGCACATCTACACCCAGGGCCGCATCGGAATCGTCGCCCGCTCCGGGACGCTCGGCTACGAGGCTGCCGCCCAGATGGCCAAGTTCGGCCTGGGCGTCTCCACCAGTGCCGGCATCGGCGGGGACCCGATCAACGGGAGCTCGTTCGTCGACATGCTGAAGCTGTTCGAAAAGGACCCCGAGACGGATGCAGTGATGCTGATCGGTGAGATCGGCGGGCCGCAGGAGGCCGAGGCGGCAGCCTACGTCCGGGACCACATGACGAAGCCGGTTGTCGGTTTCGTAGCCGGCCTGACCGCCCCCGCAGGGCGGCGCATGGGCCACGCCGGCGCCATTGTGTCGGCGTTCGGCGACACCGCCGCCGAGAAGACCGAGATCATGCGGCAGGCGGGAATGGCCGTAGCCACGAGCCCGGCCGAGCTCGGATCGGTCATGGCCGAGGTGATGGGCCAGAAGGTCTAG
- a CDS encoding malate--CoA ligase subunit beta, giving the protein MDIHEHQAKDLLAGFGVPVPAGMVAYTADQAVQFAEEIGGGPWAVKAQIHSGARGKAGGIKICKTLDDVQAAAHELLGNVLVTTQTGPSGKVCHRVLIEKAVPIAREIYLGLVLDRALERVTIIASAEGGMDIEQIVATKPEAIVKEVVEPAVGIQSFQAREMAFGLGFKGKEIRSAVAAISGAYRAFRDLDASMVEINPLILTVDGQVLALDAKMSFDDNALFRRPQVNELRDYTQEDPREVEAAEHGLSYIGLDGEIGCIVNGAGLAMATMDLIKHAGGEPANFLDIGGGASPERVANAFRLVMSDPQVKVILVNIFAGINHCDWVAQGIVQAIGEVNLKVPLVVRLAGTNVEQGRRILADSGLEITSAEELSDAAEAAVAALRSAQEGAAV; this is encoded by the coding sequence ATGGACATCCACGAGCACCAGGCGAAAGACCTCCTGGCCGGTTTCGGCGTCCCCGTGCCGGCCGGCATGGTCGCCTACACGGCAGACCAGGCAGTGCAGTTCGCCGAGGAGATCGGCGGGGGACCGTGGGCCGTGAAGGCCCAGATCCACTCCGGCGCCCGGGGCAAGGCCGGCGGCATCAAGATCTGCAAGACCCTGGACGACGTGCAGGCGGCGGCTCACGAGCTTCTCGGCAACGTCCTGGTCACCACCCAGACCGGTCCCTCAGGCAAGGTGTGCCACCGGGTCCTGATCGAGAAGGCCGTGCCGATCGCCCGTGAGATCTACCTGGGACTGGTCCTGGACCGGGCCCTGGAGCGGGTGACGATCATTGCGTCGGCCGAGGGCGGAATGGACATCGAGCAGATCGTTGCCACCAAGCCCGAGGCCATCGTCAAAGAGGTCGTCGAGCCGGCCGTGGGCATCCAGTCGTTCCAGGCCCGGGAGATGGCTTTCGGCCTCGGCTTCAAAGGCAAGGAAATCCGGAGCGCCGTGGCCGCCATCAGCGGCGCCTACCGCGCGTTTCGCGACCTGGACGCCAGCATGGTCGAGATAAACCCGTTGATCCTCACCGTGGACGGGCAGGTGCTGGCGCTCGACGCCAAGATGTCTTTCGACGACAACGCCCTGTTCCGCCGGCCCCAGGTCAACGAGCTGCGCGACTACACCCAGGAGGACCCCCGTGAGGTCGAGGCCGCCGAGCACGGCCTCAGCTACATCGGCCTGGACGGGGAGATCGGCTGCATCGTCAACGGCGCCGGGCTGGCCATGGCCACCATGGACCTCATCAAGCACGCCGGCGGCGAGCCGGCCAACTTCCTGGACATCGGCGGCGGCGCTTCGCCGGAGCGGGTGGCCAACGCCTTCCGACTCGTGATGAGCGACCCGCAGGTCAAGGTGATTCTCGTCAACATCTTCGCCGGCATCAACCACTGCGACTGGGTGGCCCAGGGCATCGTCCAGGCCATCGGCGAGGTGAACCTCAAGGTTCCGCTGGTCGTCCGCCTGGCGGGCACCAATGTAGAACAGGGGCGCAGGATCCTGGCCGACTCCGGCCTGGAGATCACCAGCGCCGAGGAGCTTTCCGACGCGGCCGAGGCCGCAGTCGCAGCGCTGAGGTCGGCACAGGAAGGGGCCGCGGTATGA